Part of the Tenebrio molitor chromosome 4, icTenMoli1.1, whole genome shotgun sequence genome, tgttaggtcaaaatccaaatgtgtaattaatgcttttttgacactgacatttaaatgatggctaattttttttgccggtcattgtaggtacatatttagtaattatttatgtcgtCGACTCATCGTGCACTCTAAACAtaatacaaagtgtctataaaagaacatatatcaagagtcctgtggaattgtgcggctctatattttttttggccgCACTACGTCGAGTCGTTGAAGCTGACAAATTAGTtgtcaaatgacaaatgtcaaattattaataattaaatcttagcgtcagTTTGTGAGTTCGGcgtcttagttgttttgcttgtgattttcttcaacagTCTTTATCAAGAATAAAACGTTTTCCCGCATAAGTGTGAACTGTGAATACCAAAAACAAGTCAGGAAGTAGCAAaggtaagacatttattttcgTATGTTTACAGTAAGTAATAAGCAATCTTTTTAGTAAACCGCAATGGTTTTATCGCTAGAGCAAAACACCTTCATTGTGATGTATTACCGAAATGGTACCCTGCCGAATGGAGAGTGGGTTTATTCTCTAGACGCTTGCAAGGAAGAATCTTTcgcaaaatttccaaatgacAACATCGTGGAAGCAAATTAATTCCACACATTAGAAGGATTGTGGATAGATTTGTGGCAACTGTTGAAAAGGTAAAAGTGTAGGAAGAACGCCAGTGTATTAGGGACTTTGCattctatagtattttattttctcttgcTACGTATTTTTGCAGAGCGATATCTAACAGCACAAATTCCAAACGCGATCaaccaaaaatttaaatctactTGGCGATTAACTAGAAATTTACCTTACCGTCTTGTTTATCGGACTAGTCCGATAAAGTGGTAGTTTATGGCCTCAAAATAACGTCATAAACCATCTATATTTGTCACAgtcgaacataaaaaatattgttaatgTAGTGAATAAAGAACTTTATTTAATCATGTTGTGTCATGGCcagaaaatattgaagaggaaattagaaatttttatGGAATTGCTAATTTTCCTCATGTATGTGAGGTTGtggatattattttatttatgtatttattttgtttaaaacgCATAATTTCAACTTGGTCGTCGCATTTAcccatatttataattttgactTGTGCTTTTTGGAAATAACAAACTAAATAACTAAGATTTAGCCTGATAGGCGTGACATTAGATTTtgacaagtaaaaataaatctaagCCGACTACACttgtaatttcttctttttttctaataaaataaagagctatcaaattaatttgtaatcgagttatccgaaatcgtatgtcgttacttgaactccacgctccaataaacgCAGCTTAGATCTCGATTTATCAATCgcaaagacatacggattcaaatccatggatgactcgattacaaattaatttgatcgctcgatataacAGAATTTACAACTGTAACTAAGATAATTGTGCAACACAATTTATTGGTACTAATAACTTGTAACTTGTAAATTCTTCAATATTGTGCAACGGGCCCCTGTAttattataaccggcctgttcaaaacagtagtttgagtgatccccgcagagcgctagtatctatacgggcgctttttggggatattcttaagtttttgtcacggagagtttttctcgttcaaatgacattccaatttaaaatcaaaaatgcaattgtattcagtattgtatcagaaagaaaatatgagcTTACTGTACTCAATTTTAAATCTAAAATCATATCTAAACCTATTTTTctccatttttattctttggAAGGGAAGGGCCCGTTctgtggcgccctcatcggcgGAAAATTGCTCTTTCtcagaaacattttcatactgcatttttaatggaatgaacaggccggttattataATACAGCAATAATGCAATTTAACTGGACAATACAGTGGGCAACGGTGTATAAGTACCTACTTTCGATGTTGGACATGGGGAAAATTATATGTTAGGTCTTGCGCTTTTCTGTTCTGTTAAAAACAGCACGTTTTGAGTATTTCTTCGTTTGCGCagcattttaaataattatctcTTGCGTGTAACAACTTTGACAactttttgacagttttttaaatttaaaaatagaactATTTCTCGCTGTTTGAcatgaatgacatttgtttaatcggcaaataattcaacatgtttgttttagcgaagggtgcccttagatacttgcttcgagaatagaaatcgttagttattctattttttatgtaaaacattgcaagaaagaaaaaaaacacaagtattttttatttataagttttaggttagctgtcaatatgctctaattacaactgtcaatttacacttaaaaaaaaacataacaattgacggtttccaacgccttcccagctcAGGATTTCGCTTCAACGTCCGATACATCCATTTTCGAATTCTCACGATTTTTGCCGACGAAGCTAAGGACCTAATGAATTCAATATTCTGTGGTTCTGTGGctaaaaattttgacacaCCAAAAAGAGGGAAATCCAGGtagattaaatttaaacattcttACCATCAACCGTGCCATTTCGTGGTTTCTGCCGCGCGGATTGCGCattgttttattgaaataattatCGGAATCTGGAACAGAAGAAAAATCAggagaaaatgtaaaaaataaaaatatttgttttcgacagtttggtgGACACCAGTTAGCATAACTCTTAATCACCTGATTAACATATTTTGTAGAGAAATTATTCGTTGTGTTAATCAGCAAAATGCAAATGTTGTGACTAACACCGACAAAACACAAAAGTTTATCAGAATGATTGTTGTTTCaccacattttcaaaatcttgGAGACATTTTACCACATCTCATCCAGTTCCAGTGTCCCGACAGTTTATTTTCGACGACAATGTTTTTCATAATTTGTGTTGTGCTCCTGCTTTGTTACTTCTACATGCGTTCCACCGTCACCGTTACAAGAAGTTCCTCATGTCTGGTTGGCAAAACCGCCATCGTGACCGGCGCTAATTCAGGTAAAACATCCAAATTATTAAAGAGATGATCAGATTTTGGTGTCAGGAATCGGTTATCAAACTGTCCTAAACTTGGCCTCGAGAGGTTGCAAAATCATCATGGCGGACGTAACAGACATGGAGAAGTCAAAACTCGACATAATCAAATTCACAAACAACCCTAACGTCTTTGCGAAGCACTTGGACTTGTCTTCGCTCAAATCGGTTCGAGATTTCGCGTCGGAAATCTTGAAGAGTGAAGACAAGTTGGATATTTTGATCAACAACGCTGGGGTTCTGGTGGCGAAAAACAACAGAACGGGAGATGGTTTGCATCCCGTGATGCAGGTTAACTACTTCGGACATTTCCTTCTGACGCATTTGTTGATCGGTACGAATTCTTTGGTTTCTTCACAGTTTCATGTGTGGTTGTAGGTCTGCTGAAGAAGTCTGCTTCTGGTAGAATAGTCTTGACGAGCTCTCTGCTCGCGTTTATCAACAACTTGTCGCTGAAAAACCTGAATTTTGACTGTCAAAAGCCCAAACGTTTTGATAGATTTTTCATGTACGGCAATTCAAAAC contains:
- the LOC138128745 gene encoding retinol dehydrogenase 12-like, with translation MIVVSPHFQNLGDILPHLIQFQCPDSLFSTTMFFIICVVLLLCYFYMRSTVTVTRSSSCLVGKTAIVTGANSGIGYQTVLNLASRGCKIIMADVTDMEKSKLDIIKFTNNPNVFAKHLDLSSLKSVRDFASEILKSEDKLDILINNAGVLVAKNNRTGDGLHPVMQVNYFGHFLLTHLLIGLLKKSASGRIVLTSSLLAFINNLSLKNLNFDCQKPKRFDRFFMYGNSKLSMIMAADTFAEKLKGTGVTVNSVHPGLVKTPIFTTNYTVKRNVFFQMFVWLSQCVLGRDPWEGSQVVVHAAVSRKLEGMTGEFLGECVPCRKPSKAYNEELCKDIWKASEFYVGLTPQERL